In the Pogoniulus pusillus isolate bPogPus1 chromosome 4, bPogPus1.pri, whole genome shotgun sequence genome, one interval contains:
- the RAD51AP1 gene encoding RAD51-associated protein 1 isoform X2: protein MSRPVRRNKKIVDYSQFGDLEDDDEDFACIAAPSSKKSKSQLKDPKKEKKEKPKKPHKESTWSQKETPIKRLSLDDKLYQRDLEVALALSIKEKSAKNPEVQNSEQGKNIESGNEQRRPLLSNCSVDSELLGLNQVMDDDIPGFDFRQRTTSKVAAHEKSLTIDSDDREHTTDSDPEAIPSEESEEDSDYSEDDDEDFAVKKQKAKGNKKKTREKMPTEREKKTAKAKINSTASLSPIAEQKSELTQKMSSSSQPIGRPLHTSSPVTDKKPRWIPPAASGSSNNPTKHISVKSPTQCLRLGLSRLARVKPLHPSATSQ from the exons ATGTCGCGGCCGGTGAGGAG GAACAAGAAAATTGTTGATTACTCTCAGTTTGGAGACTTGGAAGATGATG ATGAAGATTTTGCATGTATAGCTGCACCTTCAAGCAAAAAATCCAAATCACAGCTCAAGGatccaaagaaggaaaaaaaagagaagccaaAAAAGCCACATAAGGAGTCGACTTGGTCACAAAAGGAGACACCTATTAAAAG GCTATCCTTGGATGACAAACTTTATCAAAGAGATTTAGAAGTGGCCTTAGCCTTATCCATCAAAGAAAAATCTGCAAAAAACCCTGAGGTGCAAAATTCAGAACAAG GTAAGAATATTGAATCAGGAAATGAACAGAGGAGACCACTTTTATCCAACTGCAGCGTAGACAGTGAACTTTTAG GTCTGAATCAAGTTATGGATGATGACATACCCGGGTTTGACTTTAGGCAAAGAACAACATCTAAAGTTGCAGCACATGAGAAGTCACTCACCATTGACAGTGATGACAGAGAGCACACTACTGACTCTGACCCAGAGGCTATACCCA GTGAGGAGTCAGAAGAAGATTCTGATTATAGTGAGGATGATGATGAAGACTTTGCTGTGAAAAAGCAAAAAgctaaaggaaataaaaagaaaaccaggGAAAAGATGCcaacagaaagagagaagaaaactgcCAAAGCCAAGATTAATAGCACAG CTTCTCTTTCACCGATCGCAGAACAAAAATCTGAGCTAACACAAAAGATGTCCAGTTCTTCACAACCAATTGGGAGGCCTCTACATACATCAAGTCCAGTAACAGACAAGAAACCTAGATGGATACCCCCAG cTGCATCAGGAAGCAGTAATAACCCTACAAAACACATTTCAGTTAAGTCACCTACTCAGTGTCTTAGACTCGGCCTCTCCAGACTAGCAAGAGTCAAGCCACTGCATCCCAGTGCTACCAGCCAGTGA
- the RAD51AP1 gene encoding RAD51-associated protein 1 isoform X1: MSRPVRRNKKIVDYSQFGDLEDDDEDFACIAAPSSKKSKSQLKDPKKEKKEKPKKPHKESTWSQKETPIKRLSLDDKLYQRDLEVALALSIKEKSAKNPEVQNSEQGLNQVMDDDIPGFDFRQRTTSKVAAHEKSLTIDSDDREHTTDSDPEAIPSEESEEDSDYSEDDDEDFAVKKQKAKGNKKKTREKMPTEREKKTAKAKINSTASLSPIAEQKSELTQKMSSSSQPIGRPLHTSSPVTDKKPRWIPPAASGSSNNPTKHISVKSPTQCLRLGLSRLARVKPLHPSATSQ; the protein is encoded by the exons ATGTCGCGGCCGGTGAGGAG GAACAAGAAAATTGTTGATTACTCTCAGTTTGGAGACTTGGAAGATGATG ATGAAGATTTTGCATGTATAGCTGCACCTTCAAGCAAAAAATCCAAATCACAGCTCAAGGatccaaagaaggaaaaaaaagagaagccaaAAAAGCCACATAAGGAGTCGACTTGGTCACAAAAGGAGACACCTATTAAAAG GCTATCCTTGGATGACAAACTTTATCAAAGAGATTTAGAAGTGGCCTTAGCCTTATCCATCAAAGAAAAATCTGCAAAAAACCCTGAGGTGCAAAATTCAGAACAAG GTCTGAATCAAGTTATGGATGATGACATACCCGGGTTTGACTTTAGGCAAAGAACAACATCTAAAGTTGCAGCACATGAGAAGTCACTCACCATTGACAGTGATGACAGAGAGCACACTACTGACTCTGACCCAGAGGCTATACCCA GTGAGGAGTCAGAAGAAGATTCTGATTATAGTGAGGATGATGATGAAGACTTTGCTGTGAAAAAGCAAAAAgctaaaggaaataaaaagaaaaccaggGAAAAGATGCcaacagaaagagagaagaaaactgcCAAAGCCAAGATTAATAGCACAG CTTCTCTTTCACCGATCGCAGAACAAAAATCTGAGCTAACACAAAAGATGTCCAGTTCTTCACAACCAATTGGGAGGCCTCTACATACATCAAGTCCAGTAACAGACAAGAAACCTAGATGGATACCCCCAG cTGCATCAGGAAGCAGTAATAACCCTACAAAACACATTTCAGTTAAGTCACCTACTCAGTGTCTTAGACTCGGCCTCTCCAGACTAGCAAGAGTCAAGCCACTGCATCCCAGTGCTACCAGCCAGTGA